The proteins below are encoded in one region of Leptospira sp. WS4.C2:
- a CDS encoding aminotransferase class V-fold PLP-dependent enzyme, with protein MSVNHSELPSFPPFANWKGISQYFPVQSDSVWLNYCGTTPVSTYAIEMMNLYFQEYSRYGIFAPSFAEPVIKTSIRGYIAEILVCDPSEIGIVHNTSEGINLYSHSIQIPKGKRILVLENEYPSNVYPWEHWKEKGVGLEFIPVGKTPEDFLLNLKLELEKGDVHILSLSPVHWCTGVVFDMEAVSQLCETYHTKLVIDGSQAVGHIALDFGKIKVAFCAFAAWKWLLGPLGLGVVYLSKEQSKGFQLIFKGQASVVNDSSYFPYRNEWKPAADQFEQSTINFNDWIYFYASLKMLSTLGFSRVRERIYEIADLFKKALHDLGFTLESDAFPTVKTGILAITGHKDPSKFQPEAIQSFLKQKGITTAVRLGRLRMAPHIAIEEEHVARVKEALKEYLSQS; from the coding sequence ATGTCTGTTAATCACTCTGAACTTCCTTCTTTTCCTCCTTTTGCCAACTGGAAAGGGATCTCCCAATACTTTCCCGTACAATCTGATTCTGTTTGGTTGAACTATTGCGGAACCACACCGGTTTCCACCTATGCCATCGAGATGATGAACCTCTACTTTCAGGAATATTCCCGATACGGAATCTTTGCTCCGAGCTTTGCTGAGCCAGTGATCAAGACCTCCATCCGAGGATATATCGCAGAGATCCTTGTTTGCGATCCTTCTGAGATTGGGATTGTACATAACACGAGTGAGGGGATCAATCTCTATTCCCATAGCATCCAGATTCCTAAAGGAAAACGAATTTTAGTTTTGGAAAACGAATACCCAAGTAATGTCTATCCATGGGAACATTGGAAAGAAAAAGGGGTCGGTTTAGAATTTATCCCTGTGGGGAAAACTCCCGAAGACTTTCTTCTCAATCTAAAATTGGAGTTAGAAAAAGGGGATGTCCATATTCTCAGCCTATCGCCTGTTCATTGGTGTACGGGTGTGGTTTTTGATATGGAAGCCGTTTCCCAACTTTGTGAAACCTATCATACAAAACTTGTGATTGATGGAAGCCAAGCCGTGGGGCACATTGCACTCGATTTTGGAAAGATCAAAGTGGCTTTTTGTGCCTTTGCCGCCTGGAAGTGGTTACTCGGTCCCTTAGGACTTGGGGTTGTTTATTTATCCAAAGAACAATCCAAAGGATTCCAACTTATTTTTAAAGGCCAAGCCAGTGTAGTAAACGATTCCAGTTATTTTCCCTATCGTAATGAATGGAAACCGGCAGCAGACCAATTTGAACAAAGTACAATCAACTTCAATGATTGGATCTACTTTTATGCCTCACTTAAGATGTTGTCCACACTCGGATTTTCCCGGGTGAGAGAACGAATTTATGAAATTGCAGATCTTTTTAAAAAAGCACTCCACGACCTTGGATTTACTTTAGAATCCGATGCCTTCCCTACTGTCAAAACGGGAATCCTTGCCATCACTGGACACAAGGATCCTTCTAAATTCCAACCAGAAGCCATCCAATCTTTCTTAAAACAAAAGGGAATCACAACGGCTGTGCGACTAGGTCGATTACGAATGGCACCACACATTGCCATTGAAGAAGAACATGTGGCCCGAGTGAAAGAGGCTTTGAAAGAATACTTGAGCCAAAGTTAG
- a CDS encoding bile acid:sodium symporter family protein produces MFTKISKQIVNAFPLVLLLIASFGFLYPEKIVWFKGPWITYSLGAIMLGMGLTLEAEDFIRILKQPKPILIGTVLQYTIMPALGYSLGYLFQLPEAYAVGLILVSCCPGGTASNVITFLSKADVPLSVTLTSVSTILGIFMTPFLVAILIGSRLEIDRWGLVITTFQVILVPVALGLFLKSLFPKLTKEIQDFFPVLSVFLIAMIVASIIASGKETILKSDFRIFFAVILLHLGGFGIGGIFSLYLTKNPKTAKTISIEVGMQNSGLGAVLARTHFLDPNTAIPSALSSLTHSLLGSLFATYFRKEPKKPAIVD; encoded by the coding sequence ATGTTCACAAAAATTTCTAAACAGATAGTGAATGCTTTCCCTCTGGTCCTACTCCTTATCGCAAGCTTTGGGTTTTTATATCCAGAAAAAATCGTTTGGTTCAAAGGCCCTTGGATCACCTATAGCCTTGGTGCCATTATGCTTGGGATGGGACTCACACTTGAGGCCGAAGACTTCATTCGGATATTAAAACAACCAAAACCCATTCTCATTGGAACGGTTTTGCAATATACCATCATGCCTGCGTTAGGTTATTCTCTCGGGTATTTATTTCAATTACCGGAAGCTTATGCCGTGGGCCTGATCCTTGTGTCTTGTTGTCCTGGCGGAACCGCATCGAATGTCATAACATTTCTCTCCAAAGCAGATGTACCTCTAAGTGTCACCTTAACTTCTGTCTCTACCATCCTTGGAATTTTTATGACACCATTCCTTGTGGCCATCCTCATCGGAAGTCGGTTGGAGATTGACAGGTGGGGTCTTGTGATCACTACCTTCCAAGTGATTTTGGTTCCAGTGGCACTCGGTTTGTTTTTAAAATCGCTCTTTCCTAAACTCACAAAAGAGATACAAGACTTCTTTCCGGTTCTCTCCGTATTCCTCATTGCTATGATTGTGGCCTCGATTATTGCTAGTGGAAAGGAAACCATCCTAAAGTCAGATTTTCGTATCTTCTTTGCGGTGATTCTTTTGCATCTGGGTGGGTTTGGAATCGGAGGGATCTTCAGCCTGTATCTTACCAAAAATCCCAAAACGGCAAAAACCATTTCGATTGAGGTGGGGATGCAAAATTCCGGGCTTGGGGCGGTCTTGGCAAGGACCCATTTTTTGGATCCAAACACGGCAATTCCTAGTGCTTTATCGAGTTTGACTCATTCGCTTTTAGGAAGTTTATTTGCGACCTATTTCAGAAAGGAACCGAAAAAACCCGCTATTGTCGATTGA
- the rpmG gene encoding 50S ribosomal protein L33: MREIIKLTCVPCAIPGRSNYFQTKNKKTKSEKLVTKKYCKFCKSHTDHKESKV; this comes from the coding sequence ATGAGAGAAATCATAAAACTAACCTGTGTCCCATGTGCGATACCTGGGCGGTCAAATTACTTCCAGACTAAAAATAAGAAGACTAAGTCGGAAAAACTTGTGACTAAAAAATATTGCAAATTTTGCAAATCACATACTGATCACAAGGAATCCAAAGTCTAA
- the alr gene encoding alanine racemase: MLSSRIYLSRSAFSHNIALFRKLIGPKTKFTAVIKSNAYGHGLLATASIALDAGADYLGVNSLEEALSIRRVFTKATILIMGSIPNLKERKESLADENFWVMVSRVEEIEILAKLSPTPKIHLKVDTGMSRLGIPTTDAETLAKEIFEKKLPLTGIGTHFASTEDFTEHSYSMLQLGRFQDTIDTFAKHGFIDLICHCASSASAMLFSEARMDLVRVGISLYGLWPSLETKLSLSLMKKDVGMLKPALTWKTQIQHIQNLNQGSFIGYGSTYKTTHDTKLAVVPVGYYEGLDRKLSNNGYMLVRGERAKILGRICMNMTMLDITHIPDASIGDDVVIIGKSGNETISADDHAAWTGTINYEVVTRILSAFPRIIED, translated from the coding sequence GTGCTCTCATCTCGGATTTACCTCTCAAGGTCGGCGTTTAGTCACAATATCGCCCTTTTTCGCAAACTCATTGGACCCAAAACCAAGTTTACTGCCGTGATCAAGTCCAATGCCTATGGGCATGGGCTACTAGCCACTGCCTCCATTGCACTCGATGCCGGTGCCGATTATTTGGGAGTCAATTCTTTAGAAGAGGCTTTGTCCATTCGGAGGGTATTTACCAAAGCTACCATCCTCATTATGGGGAGCATTCCCAACCTAAAAGAAAGAAAGGAATCTCTCGCCGATGAGAATTTTTGGGTCATGGTTTCTCGAGTGGAAGAAATCGAAATCTTAGCCAAACTTTCCCCCACTCCCAAAATCCATTTAAAAGTCGATACAGGAATGTCAAGGCTTGGGATTCCGACGACAGATGCAGAAACCCTTGCCAAAGAAATTTTTGAGAAAAAACTTCCCCTCACAGGCATTGGCACCCACTTTGCAAGCACGGAAGACTTTACAGAACATAGTTATTCTATGTTACAGCTGGGAAGATTCCAAGATACCATAGACACATTCGCTAAACACGGGTTCATCGATCTCATTTGCCACTGTGCTTCTTCTGCTTCTGCGATGTTATTTTCGGAAGCAAGGATGGATTTGGTTCGGGTAGGAATTTCTCTTTATGGACTATGGCCGAGTTTAGAAACCAAACTTTCTCTTTCCCTGATGAAAAAAGATGTGGGGATGTTAAAACCAGCACTTACGTGGAAAACACAAATCCAACACATCCAAAACCTAAACCAAGGAAGTTTTATTGGTTACGGGTCCACATATAAAACCACTCACGATACAAAATTGGCAGTTGTTCCCGTCGGATACTATGAGGGACTGGACAGAAAACTTTCCAACAATGGGTATATGTTGGTTCGTGGAGAACGTGCAAAAATTTTAGGAAGGATTTGTATGAACATGACCATGCTCGATATCACACATATCCCAGATGCATCTATTGGTGATGATGTAGTCATTATTGGAAAATCCGGAAATGAGACTATATCTGCGGATGACCATGCGGCTTGGACGGGAACCATCAATTATGAAGTGGTCACGAGAATTCTAAGTGCTTTTCCCCGTATTATTGAAGATTAG
- a CDS encoding carbon-nitrogen hydrolase family protein produces the protein MKFKAAAVQVTSTARVSNNLTKCRQLVEEAASAGAKVIGLPENFSFMGTESEKKNLLGQIEEETTAFLKETAKDLGIYLLGGGFPTKAPTGKVFNTAVIVSPSGEEVFRYHKAHLFNAVVGDGFNYSESNSTESGGKVPEVIQTEYGKISSAICYDIRFPELFRALSEKGVELCFLPAAFTVPTGEAHWHVLLRARAIENFMYVLAPGQTGTHDPHGNRKTYGHSLIISPWGEILDEIDNEEGFAIADIDLQKLSEIRNQLPSLNHRLF, from the coding sequence ATGAAATTTAAAGCCGCCGCAGTGCAAGTCACAAGTACAGCAAGAGTCTCAAATAACCTAACTAAGTGTAGACAACTTGTAGAGGAAGCGGCGAGTGCCGGTGCCAAAGTCATAGGCCTACCCGAAAATTTTTCCTTTATGGGAACAGAATCAGAGAAAAAAAATCTCCTTGGCCAAATTGAAGAGGAGACCACTGCCTTTCTGAAAGAGACGGCAAAGGATTTAGGGATCTATCTTTTGGGGGGAGGGTTTCCGACAAAAGCGCCTACGGGAAAGGTATTCAACACTGCCGTCATTGTAAGTCCTAGTGGTGAAGAAGTATTTCGGTATCACAAAGCCCATCTTTTTAATGCGGTGGTTGGGGATGGATTCAATTACAGCGAATCCAATTCCACAGAGAGTGGCGGAAAAGTTCCTGAGGTCATCCAAACAGAATATGGAAAGATCTCTTCAGCAATCTGTTATGACATTCGATTTCCGGAATTGTTTCGTGCTTTGTCTGAGAAGGGGGTGGAGTTGTGTTTTTTGCCGGCAGCATTTACTGTCCCCACAGGAGAAGCCCATTGGCATGTGTTACTGCGTGCTCGTGCGATCGAAAATTTTATGTATGTTTTGGCACCGGGCCAAACAGGAACCCATGACCCTCATGGGAACCGCAAAACCTATGGCCATTCCCTGATCATTTCGCCTTGGGGAGAAATTCTAGATGAAATAGACAATGAAGAAGGATTCGCCATTGCTGATATCGACTTACAGAAGTTAAGCGAAATCAGAAACCAACTTCCAAGTCTAAACCATCGTTTGTTTTAA
- a CDS encoding alpha/beta fold hydrolase produces MSERQIYNWKNHRLTYVKHKSLNPKSKETIVLIGGWCSAAGYWGLNIPFFRELGDVIELDLVGHYPAEIFDQKKGLTLQDFLETQAQGIWASAGEKDITLVGHSTGGMAVLAIASLFPQRIKQVISIAPFVHGPVPGILKIGVVGLRANLGSFFDFGFKIGKSLPKALQIGFSYGVYDSAAFHAREEIKQFLKEYNPQFECLNPRQILMILEMLDRTDIRPIVFGNRVPTLIMRGEEDPIIPGKDVMELERTTPHVKAVLFSECGHFVHMEKQKAAEKVMKDFILMKKASSTKKSFF; encoded by the coding sequence ATGTCAGAAAGACAAATTTATAACTGGAAAAATCATAGACTAACCTACGTTAAACATAAATCACTCAATCCAAAATCCAAAGAAACTATTGTTCTTATTGGAGGTTGGTGTTCCGCTGCTGGGTATTGGGGTCTCAATATTCCTTTTTTTCGTGAACTGGGGGATGTCATTGAACTCGACTTAGTTGGCCATTATCCTGCAGAAATTTTTGATCAAAAAAAAGGTTTAACCTTGCAAGATTTTTTAGAAACACAGGCTCAAGGAATTTGGGCTTCTGCGGGAGAAAAGGACATCACACTCGTTGGTCATTCCACAGGTGGAATGGCAGTCCTTGCCATCGCTTCCCTGTTCCCACAAAGGATCAAACAAGTGATCTCCATAGCACCTTTTGTCCACGGTCCCGTTCCTGGGATTTTAAAAATCGGTGTGGTGGGACTTCGGGCGAACTTAGGTAGTTTTTTTGACTTTGGATTCAAAATTGGGAAGTCCCTCCCCAAAGCCTTACAAATTGGATTTTCTTATGGAGTTTATGACTCTGCGGCCTTCCATGCAAGAGAAGAGATCAAACAATTCTTAAAAGAATACAACCCACAATTTGAATGTTTGAATCCAAGGCAAATCCTGATGATTCTTGAGATGTTGGACCGCACCGACATCAGACCCATAGTCTTTGGGAACCGGGTTCCTACCCTCATTATGCGTGGAGAAGAAGATCCTATCATTCCAGGAAAGGATGTAATGGAATTAGAAAGAACAACTCCTCATGTGAAGGCAGTTTTATTTTCTGAATGTGGACACTTTGTACATATGGAAAAACAAAAAGCGGCTGAGAAAGTAATGAAAGATTTCATTCTCATGAAAAAAGCTTCTTCCACAAAGAAGTCCTTTTTTTAA